GACCGGTTATCAAAACTGGCAGCTTCAAAAAAGATCGCACTGGTAAATGCGGTGGTACCTAATGACGGAAATGTACGGGACAATCCTTATTTCGTGGTGATGAACCCTACCCTGCCCACACAGGGAGAGCAGATCTATGCTTACCTCAAAAAGAATTATCCCGGTCAGCAGATTATTTATCTTACCCGTAAAGGGGCTTCTGAAAACTACCTGCGGTCTGTTTTTGAAACCCTCAACAAACTGGACCGGACTACTGCCATGCACATCAAATTTACAGATGTCAAGGACTCGCTGTCACAGTCCCAGATCACGGCTAATCTTTTTACAGACCGCCCCTCGTTGTTTGTGATCGGATCGCTGGATAATAGCTTCTCGGAAAAACTGCTCGCCCAGCTGTCAAGACTGAGTAAAACCTATCCCCGGATCACCATAATGGGAATGCCCACCTGGGACAACCTGAACTTCTCAAAGTATAAAGGGTTGGACCTGGTGTACAGTACCCCGTTTTACAGCTCGAGGCTGGATGTAACCAGCCGTAATATCATCAGCTATTATAACTCGAAGATGTATGCAAGGCCTTCGGACCTTGTGTTTCGGGGTTATGATCTTACCTACCGGTTTGGCCGCCTGTTAAACCAATATGGCAAAAACCTTGAGGCGATGCTGGCGAGCAAGGATGTCCGGGTATTTTACGATTATGATATTCAGCCGGTGAGCAAGATCAATAAACTGGACTATTACGAAAACAAAAAGCTGTACTTCCTGGAATATTCCAATGGCAGCTTTAAAAGGGTTCGCTGATACCGGGGAGGGATCAGTTGTTTTTAAGATCATCCAGTATGCTTTTTTGAGAGGCAATGACCTTGGATTGTTTTTGTTGTTCTTCGAGGTTTTTTTGCATTTTTTCTTCAAGTTCCTTGTAACTTTCTTTCAGGGATTGTAGTTTTTGCTCTTCTGAAACCAGGAGGTCTTCTTGTTTCTTTATCTGGAAGATGGTATTGCTCCGTTTTACATCCGGTGCCAGGCTTTCCAGGAAGGCCTTTCCGTTGGCAGCAAGCACCACGGCGTCACCGACCACATTATTGCCTCCCTCCATGATCATATACAGGGTTGTTTTCTCTTTTCCGCTTTTGCCGGAGGGCATGGTTTTAAAGGTGTAGTCCAGCACCGACCGCGTAATGGAGGGGATGGCGCTGTTGTTATAGGAAATGAACCCCTTGTTAGCGGTATAGCTTAAACGGAGATCCGCCATTTTAGCTTTGAGCGCGTTTTCCACCACCGCCACCGGGTAATCGTATTCAACGGCGAGTGCCGGCTGATCGATCTTTTTATACCGGACTTTTCCTTCGTAGGCCTTTTGTGCAAAAGAAACAGTGCCGCCCAGTGTAAACAAAGCCAAAATCAACGAAAACTTTTTCATGTTAATTTGTATTTTTATAGAATGATGTATTGCGAAGGTAAAAAGATGTTATTCCAACCCCAAATTTTACCCGGTAATACCATTTAGCGGAAGAACAGTACATTTGTTAAATAATACAATGATCCATTGAGCGGCATTAAACAACTGGCAGGACAAACTATTTGGTACGGCTTAAGCAATGTGTTAACCAGATTAATCGGATTTCTTCTGACGCCCATTTTAACCTACCTGATGGTAGATTCAAAAGGAGTGAAGGAGTTCGGAGACTTTAGCTTATTGTACGCCTGGATTGGTGTCGCAAATATTATATATACCTATGGATTGGAAACCGGTTATTTTCGGTTTAGCAGCGATGCAGGTGTTTCTCAACGGCAACTTTTCAATTCAACTTTTGGTTCACACGTCATCACTACAATCGTATTAAGTGCAGTTCTTTTCTATTTCAATCATCCCATTGCCGAATTTTTAGAAATCGGAACACTTCCCCGGATCATTGTAATTACGGTGATTATTATGGGGTTTGACACCCTCTCCACCATTCCGTTTGCCAAGTTAAGGCAGGAGAACCGGCCACGCCGGTACGCTTTCATAAAAGTATTTGGAGTATTAATAAATATAGCCCTGGTCGTACTGTTTGTGTACTATATTCCCAAGCATTTCTCGGGATCAGAGAATTATTTGGTTAAGTGGTTGCTGCATCAAAATAGAGTTACCTTATTGGTCCTGGCAAATTTGGCGCAGGCTTTTTTTGTATTTCTGTTTTTATTTCCTGAATGGAGGCAATTCCGGTTCAGTATTGATACAACACTTTTGAAAAAGGTATTGCAGTATAGCTTACCCATGATTGTTATTGGTCTTGCCGGAATGGTGAATGAGGTAATGGACCGGCAGATGTTGAAAAGTTTCCTGCCCCATTCAATGGATGAAAATATGCGCATCGTAGGTATCTATTCCGCCAATTACAAAATATCCATTTTTATAACCATGTTTATACAGGCGTTTCGTATGGCTGCAGAGCCCTTTTTTTTCCGGCAAAAAAATGCAGTCAATGCCCGGCAAACTTACGCCCGTGTTATGAAATGGTTTGTTATTACACTTTGCATTGCATATCTG
The sequence above is a segment of the Niabella agricola genome. Coding sequences within it:
- a CDS encoding type 1 periplasmic-binding domain-containing protein, whose translation is MKKLSLFVLLAVGHVMAVTAQVAGSQRHKMAIFTPLYLDDAFSADGSYNYSGKSFPKTSIPGLEFYHGASMAIDSLDRLNVPLDIYVYDSRSAKMPLESQVNKAASDGVELIIANCAISELDRLSKLAASKKIALVNAVVPNDGNVRDNPYFVVMNPTLPTQGEQIYAYLKKNYPGQQIIYLTRKGASENYLRSVFETLNKLDRTTAMHIKFTDVKDSLSQSQITANLFTDRPSLFVIGSLDNSFSEKLLAQLSRLSKTYPRITIMGMPTWDNLNFSKYKGLDLVYSTPFYSSRLDVTSRNIISYYNSKMYARPSDLVFRGYDLTYRFGRLLNQYGKNLEAMLASKDVRVFYDYDIQPVSKINKLDYYENKKLYFLEYSNGSFKRVR
- a CDS encoding lipopolysaccharide biosynthesis protein, with the protein product MSGIKQLAGQTIWYGLSNVLTRLIGFLLTPILTYLMVDSKGVKEFGDFSLLYAWIGVANIIYTYGLETGYFRFSSDAGVSQRQLFNSTFGSHVITTIVLSAVLFYFNHPIAEFLEIGTLPRIIVITVIIMGFDTLSTIPFAKLRQENRPRRYAFIKVFGVLINIALVVLFVYYIPKHFSGSENYLVKWLLHQNRVTLLVLANLAQAFFVFLFLFPEWRQFRFSIDTTLLKKVLQYSLPMIVIGLAGMVNEVMDRQMLKSFLPHSMDENMRIVGIYSANYKISIFITMFIQAFRMAAEPFFFRQKNAVNARQTYARVMKWFVITLCIAYLFTGLYLHIWQHLIGKEYRSGLGIVPILLMANVFLGIYYNLSAWYKLTDKMYWGIIITILGAVITLIGNYLFIPRFEMYAGATVTMICYGSMVVLAYLLGQKYYRIPYAWKKLVAYIFITVLLFWINSKVGSLISNFWLKTISATFFMGVFLYFIGRVEKKELKALPVIGKFIR